One Fuerstiella marisgermanici DNA window includes the following coding sequences:
- a CDS encoding ASPIC/UnbV domain-containing protein: MSQPLDRTCSIEPLGDIDSSAGEFWTHPFAMLRNGDNLSAYETNCLFLNVDGNQFLDASFASNANIDADSRSVMVGDFDGNLTPDLLVGSVGGGPLRLFLNRFPDANHRVDFRLQGVESNRSAIGARVIVEAGGKQIYRDLFAANGFMGQSPARLNIGVGTAESVDRLTIIWPSGSKQEFQNLPVDGTIEITEGTQKFDVVMPAATEK, translated from the coding sequence GTGTCACAGCCACTTGACCGCACGTGCAGCATCGAACCGCTCGGTGATATCGATTCATCAGCTGGTGAATTCTGGACGCACCCGTTCGCAATGCTGCGAAATGGAGACAACCTGAGTGCTTACGAAACGAATTGCTTATTCCTGAATGTTGACGGCAACCAATTTTTGGATGCTTCGTTCGCATCCAACGCGAATATCGACGCGGATTCCCGGTCGGTAATGGTAGGGGACTTCGATGGAAACCTGACGCCGGATCTTCTTGTTGGATCTGTCGGAGGAGGCCCCTTGCGTTTGTTCCTGAATCGGTTCCCTGACGCCAATCACCGTGTAGACTTTCGGTTGCAAGGTGTCGAGAGCAATCGCTCAGCGATCGGAGCACGAGTGATTGTCGAAGCCGGAGGCAAACAAATCTATCGCGATCTGTTCGCCGCAAACGGATTTATGGGGCAGAGTCCGGCTCGACTAAACATCGGCGTCGGGACGGCTGAAAGCGTCGACAGGCTGACCATAATCTGGCCATCAGGCAGCAAGCAGGAATTTCAAAATCTTCCGGTCGATGGCACAATCGAAATTACTGAAGGCACTCAGAAATTCGACGTCGTCATGCCAGCAGCTACTGAGAAATAA
- a CDS encoding FG-GAP repeat domain-containing protein, with protein MKRQSLPIAVLLICLAGIGWWMWQPNPAADVEDAETAANLAGSGNEQFAGLDIDKQKAIWDSEHVTFELETHFGRKLVAGIQDRSTDSLASFFRTDFAGVVPGQSDPSTTKKSSIVETTYSVEVNGAAAVDSERFSQHLMKSIEPVPIGGKGRLRVLKIKRVEEEGPTDSWDLDVLLTLSGMDASGEPTTYTSHGRMQCRFADDDEIKAGRIVKSWRIDSESLRKSQQTLMEEVTSQVRLDRLAIEDNWTNGVNAVRQYRFQAAVEDFDGDGFLDIAAATAEGQQFVLRWDPEPGQYVDVTESLGLPSSISTNNRAYLASWFDFDNDGDPDLLLGESFFRNVEGRRFEPLAENGGAKFAFNPMGCVVADYDADGLLDLYVLYQRERDADAVNNGKPPAWVGDDDTGAANQLWRNLGGGKFEETAKSANATSGKRHSFAATWLHANDDHYPDLYVANDFARNSLLINRGDGTFDDVTDSSDVGDFATSMGVASGDINGDGTPEIYIANMYSKMGRRIIANVSADDYPDGVYEQLVGSCAGNRLYSTTGNVQQYHELSEQLGINAVGWAYAPAFADFDSDGLLDIYATTGFLSFNRTKPDG; from the coding sequence ATGAAACGCCAAAGCCTGCCAATCGCCGTTTTGCTAATTTGCCTCGCCGGCATCGGCTGGTGGATGTGGCAACCGAACCCGGCCGCAGATGTCGAGGATGCTGAGACCGCTGCGAATTTAGCTGGTTCAGGCAATGAGCAATTTGCAGGTCTGGATATTGACAAACAAAAGGCGATCTGGGATTCTGAACACGTCACATTCGAGCTCGAAACCCACTTCGGTCGCAAGCTTGTTGCTGGAATTCAGGACCGTTCAACGGACAGTTTAGCCAGTTTCTTTCGCACAGACTTTGCGGGAGTAGTGCCGGGGCAGTCCGATCCATCGACGACGAAAAAATCTTCAATTGTCGAGACCACCTACAGTGTTGAAGTGAATGGGGCTGCCGCCGTCGATTCAGAACGGTTTTCACAGCATCTCATGAAGAGTATTGAGCCAGTCCCAATCGGTGGCAAAGGCCGGTTACGGGTGCTGAAGATTAAACGCGTCGAGGAAGAAGGACCGACGGATAGCTGGGACCTGGACGTTCTACTTACGTTGAGCGGTATGGACGCGTCTGGCGAGCCGACGACTTATACCTCACATGGTCGCATGCAGTGCCGCTTTGCCGATGACGATGAGATCAAGGCCGGGCGAATTGTCAAATCGTGGCGAATCGATTCCGAGTCACTCCGTAAGAGTCAGCAGACTTTGATGGAAGAAGTCACGTCGCAGGTCCGCCTGGATCGGCTTGCAATCGAGGACAACTGGACGAATGGCGTGAATGCTGTGCGACAGTATCGCTTTCAGGCAGCAGTCGAAGACTTCGACGGGGACGGGTTCCTGGACATCGCGGCCGCCACCGCAGAAGGGCAACAGTTTGTCTTGAGATGGGACCCGGAACCTGGACAGTATGTAGACGTGACCGAATCGCTGGGCCTGCCGAGTTCCATTTCGACAAACAACCGTGCCTATCTGGCCAGCTGGTTCGACTTCGACAACGATGGCGATCCCGACCTGCTTTTAGGTGAGTCATTTTTCAGGAACGTTGAAGGCCGTCGCTTCGAACCTTTGGCTGAAAACGGCGGTGCAAAATTCGCGTTCAATCCCATGGGGTGCGTGGTTGCGGACTACGACGCGGACGGGCTGCTCGATTTGTATGTCCTTTACCAACGTGAAAGAGACGCTGACGCGGTTAATAACGGAAAACCACCTGCATGGGTTGGGGATGACGATACCGGGGCCGCCAACCAGTTGTGGCGCAATCTCGGCGGTGGAAAGTTTGAGGAAACGGCCAAATCCGCAAATGCCACCAGTGGAAAACGCCATAGCTTTGCCGCGACATGGCTGCACGCAAACGACGATCACTATCCGGATCTGTACGTCGCAAACGATTTTGCGAGGAATTCACTGCTGATCAATCGGGGCGACGGAACATTCGACGACGTCACTGATTCCTCCGACGTTGGCGACTTTGCTACCAGCATGGGAGTCGCATCGGGTGACATCAATGGAGATGGTACGCCTGAGATCTATATTGCAAACATGTATTCGAAAATGGGGCGTCGAATCATCGCGAATGTGTCTGCGGATGATTACCCCGATGGTGTCTATGAGCAGCTTGTCGGCTCTTGTGCTGGAAATCGTCTCTATTCGACGACGGGCAATGTGCAGCAGTACCACGAGCTAAGCGAGCAGCTTGGTATCAACGCGGTTGGCTGGGCCTATGCACCCGCATTCGCAGATTTCGACAGCGATGGATTGCTGGACATTTACGCAACAACCGGTTTCTTAAGTTTCAACCGCACAAAGCCCGATGGCTGA
- a CDS encoding secretin N-terminal domain-containing protein: MARRSKLSGTLLPVLIVMLTVPALGQTVRTVTVGEDGKPVVVETPATATPSAANAKPGTPGKPPTGKPDSGKPDDAKKDGDKKGDGKEGEADSKVVKRPMKTEEPAGPIAKEVEVEDSGKVTFSLKGQPWEAVLQWLADVSELSLDWQELPGDTLNLTTTRSYTLEEARDMINRHLLARGYCMVLNGELLSVLKTSDIKSSLVPRVRPENLENQMDHTLCKVSFDLNWLIADEAVEELAPMLSRAGRISKLSRTNRIEVMDTAASLKDIYRILQSEQSDDGQEQLVRTFRLEHRRANEVIDLLRTLLGMENEGGGGSRGGGMGDTRQITSMMQQMQQQLQRMGNSGSKGGGGGGKEPVKTRLVLNQRENMILAQAAPDQMAIIEKAISQIDVPVEASNSLLQNINKMRVYRMETVDPQTLVDLLQELGDMGPGTVLKVDEDKKSIVAFASLADHLTISTLVEKLDQSGRQVEVIPLRRLDAEYVAGTIQALMAPPPKENQNSRYGGFYSRFGSEPQKEEPKEFKVEPDIENNRILVYANKVEMGEILTLLQKLGEIPDPDAVDNGIRVFEMGPEDDPREVMERIKQLWRRNNELQIDIPKKQPATDEDDASDSEPQKPQPAVERNEAVRVTPERVSADEFFEMLSATDATPPRHAVAGESSARPGNQPSWSPQEKSIKPQNVTVLTVAPDERANDRSRSDNDSADRTMDHGSPLKFSVTPDGNLIVSSRDAAALAEMEDLMKQLVRPAPKYKIFYLKYATPSWVTINLEEYFEADEESGSGIQYSPFYGFMPSTSNKSSKSTLGSRRQPQFIYDNFTSSILVRNADRRQLQTIEDLIKVYDVPEPADTRSVRVTKIFKLRNAKAESVAQAVKDVFRDLLSSNDKALEKNGEQKTQTRVYSYFGDSDEDDGDSPIRFKGLLSIGIEPSSDTLVVSSTASLMDTVGALIEELDKAADQSSSVQVLKIDPSVDIGLLQEKLTKALGPSPSQQQQPKGKNGRPPVNGVPVGAQPGQSE; encoded by the coding sequence ATGGCGAGACGTAGTAAACTTTCCGGCACCTTGCTGCCTGTGTTAATCGTCATGCTGACCGTCCCCGCACTCGGCCAGACCGTACGCACCGTGACGGTTGGAGAAGACGGCAAGCCAGTCGTCGTTGAAACTCCGGCCACGGCTACGCCCTCAGCGGCCAACGCGAAGCCCGGCACTCCCGGGAAGCCGCCGACTGGCAAGCCTGATTCCGGCAAACCCGACGATGCCAAAAAAGATGGCGACAAGAAGGGTGACGGCAAAGAAGGCGAAGCGGATTCCAAAGTGGTCAAGCGACCAATGAAGACCGAAGAACCTGCCGGCCCCATTGCCAAAGAAGTGGAAGTGGAAGATTCCGGCAAGGTCACCTTCAGCCTCAAGGGCCAGCCATGGGAAGCCGTGCTGCAGTGGCTGGCCGATGTTTCCGAACTGTCCCTCGACTGGCAGGAACTTCCCGGCGACACACTAAACCTGACAACCACGCGCAGCTATACGCTTGAAGAAGCTCGAGACATGATTAACCGGCACTTGCTGGCTCGCGGCTATTGCATGGTATTGAATGGTGAACTGTTGTCCGTCCTGAAGACCAGCGACATCAAGTCGTCGCTGGTGCCTCGGGTCAGACCCGAAAATCTTGAAAACCAGATGGATCACACTTTGTGCAAAGTGTCATTCGACCTGAACTGGCTGATCGCGGACGAAGCGGTTGAGGAACTGGCTCCCATGTTGTCCAGAGCCGGTCGCATCAGCAAACTTAGTCGCACAAATCGCATCGAAGTGATGGACACCGCTGCCAGCCTAAAAGACATCTACCGCATCTTGCAGTCCGAACAGTCGGACGACGGACAGGAACAACTGGTCCGCACGTTTCGTTTAGAACATCGTCGAGCCAACGAAGTGATCGACCTTCTGCGCACGTTGCTGGGTATGGAAAACGAAGGTGGCGGCGGTAGCCGAGGCGGCGGAATGGGGGATACGCGTCAGATCACATCAATGATGCAGCAGATGCAGCAGCAGTTGCAACGCATGGGAAACAGCGGCAGCAAGGGCGGTGGTGGTGGCGGCAAAGAACCTGTCAAAACGCGGCTGGTACTGAACCAACGTGAGAACATGATTCTGGCCCAGGCGGCTCCCGACCAAATGGCCATCATCGAAAAAGCGATTTCACAAATCGATGTGCCGGTGGAAGCATCGAATTCGCTGCTGCAGAACATCAACAAGATGCGAGTCTACCGAATGGAAACGGTCGATCCGCAAACGCTGGTTGACCTGCTTCAGGAACTGGGCGACATGGGCCCCGGCACCGTTTTGAAGGTGGACGAAGATAAGAAATCCATCGTCGCTTTTGCGAGCCTGGCCGATCACCTGACGATCAGCACGTTAGTGGAAAAGCTGGATCAATCGGGCCGTCAGGTCGAAGTCATTCCGCTGCGACGTCTGGATGCCGAATACGTCGCTGGCACGATTCAGGCACTGATGGCTCCACCGCCGAAAGAAAACCAGAATTCGCGCTACGGCGGTTTCTACAGCCGCTTTGGCAGTGAACCGCAGAAGGAAGAACCCAAGGAATTCAAAGTCGAACCCGATATCGAAAACAACCGTATTTTGGTCTATGCCAACAAGGTGGAGATGGGCGAAATTCTTACGCTGCTGCAGAAGCTGGGCGAGATCCCCGATCCGGATGCAGTCGACAACGGAATCCGTGTGTTCGAAATGGGCCCCGAAGACGACCCACGTGAAGTGATGGAACGCATCAAACAGTTATGGCGACGGAACAACGAACTGCAGATCGACATTCCGAAAAAGCAACCGGCGACGGACGAAGATGACGCATCAGATTCTGAACCCCAAAAACCACAGCCAGCTGTTGAGCGCAACGAAGCGGTGCGCGTGACTCCAGAACGGGTTTCGGCCGATGAGTTTTTCGAAATGCTGTCAGCCACGGATGCGACACCACCGCGACATGCCGTAGCTGGTGAATCGTCCGCACGCCCCGGCAACCAGCCAAGCTGGTCACCTCAGGAAAAGTCGATCAAACCACAAAACGTCACGGTGCTAACAGTCGCTCCGGACGAACGAGCGAATGACCGCTCGCGAAGCGATAACGACTCCGCCGACCGCACCATGGATCACGGTTCGCCGCTGAAGTTTTCTGTCACACCAGATGGAAACCTAATTGTCAGCAGTCGCGACGCCGCAGCCTTGGCCGAGATGGAAGATCTGATGAAGCAGCTGGTGCGACCCGCCCCGAAGTACAAAATCTTCTACCTGAAATATGCCACTCCGTCATGGGTGACCATCAATCTCGAAGAGTACTTTGAAGCGGACGAAGAATCCGGCAGCGGAATCCAATACAGCCCGTTCTACGGCTTCATGCCCTCCACCAGCAACAAAAGCAGCAAATCGACTTTGGGCAGCCGACGCCAGCCGCAGTTCATTTACGACAACTTCACCAGCAGCATTCTGGTCCGCAATGCCGACCGTCGTCAGCTTCAAACGATTGAAGATCTGATCAAAGTTTATGACGTGCCCGAACCTGCCGACACGCGATCTGTGCGAGTCACCAAAATCTTCAAGCTACGAAACGCGAAGGCGGAATCCGTCGCTCAGGCCGTCAAAGACGTCTTCCGCGACCTGCTTAGTTCCAACGACAAGGCGCTCGAAAAGAACGGCGAGCAGAAAACTCAAACGCGAGTGTATTCGTACTTTGGAGATAGCGACGAAGATGACGGCGATTCGCCTATCCGCTTCAAAGGCCTACTGTCGATCGGCATCGAACCGTCATCGGACACGCTTGTTGTGTCATCCACCGCGTCGCTAATGGACACCGTAGGAGCACTGATTGAGGAGCTGGACAAAGCGGCCGATCAGTCATCGTCCGTGCAGGTATTAAAAATCGATCCGTCGGTCGACATCGGCCTGCTCCAGGAAAAGCTAACCAAAGCCCTCGGCCCGTCCCCTTCACAACAGCAACAACCCAAAGGCAAAAACGGCCGCCCCCCCGTCAACGGCGTCCCCGTCGGAGCTCAGCCGGGGCAGAGTGAGTAG